One genomic region from Nocardia vinacea encodes:
- a CDS encoding metallophosphoesterase — protein MIPKLMAVSDVHVGHQGNRPVVEQIRADSPEDWLIVAGDVGEKSDDIRWALELLRGRFAKVIWVPGNHELWTTAKDPVQMHGVARYDYLVSICRDLDVITPEDPFPVWTGAGSEQYGGQVTLVPMFLLYDYSFLPKGTKTKAEGLALARERNVVATDEFLLSPDPYLTRDAWCHARVQVTKRKLDALPPETPIVMINHFPLVRQPTEVLWYPEFALWCGTDLTADWHTSYNVVCSVYGHLHIPRTSYYDGVRFEEVSLGYPREWQRRGLPDQLLRQILPTPDYPPGSLNKWGGHFKVTPEMEAAAAEMREKAERRRGV, from the coding sequence GTGATACCCAAGTTGATGGCGGTGAGCGACGTTCACGTCGGGCACCAGGGGAATCGTCCGGTCGTCGAGCAGATTCGGGCGGATTCGCCCGAGGACTGGCTCATCGTGGCCGGGGACGTCGGGGAGAAGTCCGACGATATCCGCTGGGCACTGGAGCTGCTGCGTGGCCGCTTCGCCAAGGTGATCTGGGTGCCGGGCAACCACGAATTGTGGACCACGGCGAAGGATCCGGTGCAGATGCACGGTGTCGCGCGCTACGACTACCTGGTGTCGATCTGCCGGGATCTCGATGTGATCACACCGGAGGATCCGTTCCCGGTGTGGACCGGCGCGGGGTCCGAACAGTACGGCGGTCAGGTGACGCTGGTTCCGATGTTCCTGCTGTACGACTACTCGTTCCTGCCGAAGGGCACCAAAACGAAGGCCGAGGGCCTCGCCCTGGCCCGGGAACGCAATGTGGTGGCCACCGACGAATTCCTGCTGTCCCCGGATCCGTACCTGACCCGTGATGCCTGGTGTCACGCCCGAGTGCAGGTCACCAAGCGGAAACTGGACGCGCTGCCACCCGAGACGCCGATCGTGATGATCAACCACTTCCCGCTGGTCCGCCAGCCCACCGAAGTGCTGTGGTATCCGGAATTCGCCCTCTGGTGCGGCACCGATCTGACCGCCGACTGGCACACCAGCTACAACGTGGTCTGCTCGGTCTACGGCCACCTGCACATCCCGCGCACCTCCTACTACGACGGCGTGCGCTTCGAAGAGGTGTCGCTCGGCTACCCGCGCGAATGGCAGCGTCGCGGACTGCCCGACCAGTTGCTGCGCCAAATCCTCCCGACCCCGGATTACCCGCCGGGTTCGCTGAATAAATGGGGCGGCCACTTCAAGGTCACCCCCGAGATGGAAGCCGCAGCCGCCGAGATGCGAGAAAAGGCCGAGCGCCGTCGCGGTGTGTGA